Proteins from a genomic interval of Paenibacillus lentus:
- a CDS encoding carbohydrate ABC transporter permease — MGKQYRSTSEKIFDVFNYVFLALFGLMAVLPFIFVISGSFATDAEITKRAVFLIPKTFSLDAYKFIFSTDTIMRSIGVSIYVTVIGTIVNLFFTVTMAYPMARRNLMGRNMILNLVIFTMLFGGGMIPTYLVIRELHLLDTLNSLILPGAISAFNLIIVKNFFQELPPGLEEAAKIDGCNELSLLWKIVLPLSKPVLATFTLFYAVGHWNNFFSALLYINDPSKWPLQVMLRQIVMLSQSAGDMSSMDPTFVQPPEQSIKMAVIVVGTIPILCVYPFLQKHFAKGVLLGSIKG; from the coding sequence GTGGGCAAGCAATACAGAAGCACGAGCGAGAAAATATTCGATGTATTCAACTACGTGTTCCTCGCTTTGTTCGGATTAATGGCCGTTCTGCCCTTTATATTTGTTATCTCGGGTTCATTCGCGACGGATGCCGAAATTACGAAGCGCGCCGTCTTCCTGATCCCGAAGACGTTCTCGCTGGACGCTTATAAATTCATATTTTCTACGGACACCATTATGCGCAGCATCGGTGTATCGATATACGTGACTGTGATCGGCACGATCGTCAATCTGTTCTTCACGGTGACGATGGCATATCCGATGGCCCGGCGCAACCTGATGGGGCGCAACATGATTTTGAACCTTGTTATTTTCACGATGTTGTTTGGCGGCGGTATGATTCCAACGTACCTTGTCATTCGCGAGCTGCATCTGCTTGATACATTGAACTCCCTGATCCTGCCCGGCGCTATCAGCGCATTTAATTTAATTATTGTGAAAAATTTCTTTCAGGAGCTGCCCCCCGGGCTGGAGGAAGCGGCCAAAATCGACGGCTGCAACGAGCTCAGTCTGCTCTGGAAAATCGTGCTTCCGCTTTCGAAGCCCGTACTAGCTACTTTCACGTTATTTTACGCGGTCGGCCACTGGAACAATTTCTTCTCAGCCCTGCTCTATATCAACGATCCGAGTAAATGGCCGCTTCAGGTGATGTTACGGCAGATCGTGATGCTATCGCAATCGGCGGGGGATATGAGTTCGATGGACCCGACCTTCGTGCAGCCACCGGAGCAATCCATCAAGATGGCCGTTATTGTGGTCGGCACGATTCCGATCCTGTGCGTCTATCCGTTCCTGCAGAAGCATTTTGCCAAAGGAGTGCTGCTGGGCTCGATCAAGGGTTAA
- a CDS encoding ABC transporter permease, with the protein MSKQALKDNRETRWKRLKRDKWLYILLLPGLLYFLIFKYVPMWGILLAFKNYQPFIGFWKSEWVGVEHFKVFFQNPDFFMLLRNTLILSLYNLIFFFPAPIILALLLNEIRRAIFKRTIQTLIYVPHFISMVIVASLTYVFLTTEGGMVNEFLYAFTGRKIDFLASPDWFRPLIILQTIWKECGWGTIIFLAALAGVDVEQYEAAIVDGASRWRQLWHITLPSIRSTIVILLILRMGTILDNGFEQIYLMMNALNREVAEVFDTYVYALGITQGAFSYSTAVGLFKSVIGVILVLGSNWLAKKSGESGLY; encoded by the coding sequence ATGTCGAAACAAGCTTTAAAAGACAACCGAGAAACCCGCTGGAAGCGCCTGAAGCGTGATAAGTGGCTGTACATTCTTCTTTTGCCGGGCCTGCTGTACTTTCTAATTTTTAAATATGTGCCCATGTGGGGAATCTTGCTCGCATTTAAAAACTATCAGCCCTTTATCGGATTTTGGAAAAGCGAATGGGTGGGCGTCGAGCATTTCAAGGTTTTTTTCCAAAACCCTGATTTCTTTATGCTGCTGCGCAATACGCTGATTCTGTCCCTGTACAATTTGATCTTCTTCTTCCCAGCCCCGATTATATTAGCGCTGCTACTTAATGAAATACGCCGGGCCATCTTCAAAAGAACGATTCAAACGCTGATTTATGTACCACATTTTATATCCATGGTCATCGTGGCGAGCTTGACCTATGTATTTCTAACGACCGAAGGCGGTATGGTTAATGAATTTTTGTATGCGTTTACAGGTAGGAAAATCGATTTTCTGGCCAGCCCGGACTGGTTCCGGCCGCTCATCATCCTGCAGACCATCTGGAAGGAATGCGGCTGGGGAACGATTATTTTCCTGGCGGCGCTGGCAGGCGTTGACGTAGAGCAATATGAAGCCGCTATCGTCGACGGAGCCAGCCGCTGGCGGCAGCTATGGCATATCACTTTGCCATCTATACGAAGCACGATCGTTATTCTGCTTATTTTGAGGATGGGGACGATTTTGGATAACGGGTTCGAGCAAATTTATTTGATGATGAATGCTTTGAATCGCGAGGTCGCCGAGGTATTTGATACGTATGTGTATGCGCTCGGGATCACGCAAGGGGCATTTAGCTATAGTACGGCTGTTGGATTATTCAAATCGGTCATCGGCGTAATACTTGTACTTGGCTCCAACTGGCTGGCTAAAAAATCCGGGGAATCAGGACTTTATTAA
- a CDS encoding beta-galactosidase: MNKKLYHGACLYPELWGRDVLLEDIATMKQAGINVVRIGEFAWSILEPEEGHIDISSFVEVIELLYEYGIDTVMCTPTPTPPIWLSHGHPERMYVDEHGTIMDHGARQHVCTNHPYFRKRASIIIEHIVQAVSSLPGVIAWQLDNEFKAHVAECMCRTCKELWHHWLEQHYGTIESLNEAWGTNVWSQTYQRFEQVPQPGPAPFLHNSSLRTMYQRFSMEKIAEFADEQAAIIRRYSAAPITHNSSIAFHLDNERLFQNLDFASFDTYASKDNAHAYLFNCDLWRNFKPGKNFWIMETSPSHAASLESYATPHPNGYVKAEAVAAYALGAGAFCYWLWRQQRTGSEQPHGSVVSAWGEPTIGHRQVLEVEAARKELEEILQETRPVQAEVAITYSDRAKAYLKTEPHRKLDHRGLVNEFYKRILSLGLHRDVLPEGADLDGYKLLLTPFLPYVSAEYLQRALEFTAGGGIWVVGPLTGGRTEEHTIHTDAGLGELEMLAGVKTVFTYPMDGTGSIGRAFGVSAPLSLWSTVFQPLEGGASVVGEISDGLTPGLAFLTEHRHGKGKIIMLGSMPSGEEGDQLLRQLIQHYTDEAGITVKSDVTPGTIIAPRQRADGQTLWIIINMDGHGGSVTLPCPGTDAVTGHDLPAGQVTVDAFGYKAIFWD, translated from the coding sequence TTGAATAAGAAGCTTTATCACGGTGCCTGCTTGTATCCAGAGCTATGGGGGCGGGACGTACTGCTGGAGGATATCGCTACCATGAAGCAGGCTGGGATCAATGTCGTGCGGATCGGGGAATTCGCCTGGTCTATCTTGGAGCCCGAGGAAGGGCATATCGACATTAGCTCATTTGTCGAGGTGATTGAGCTGCTGTACGAGTATGGCATCGATACGGTCATGTGCACACCGACACCGACACCGCCGATCTGGCTGAGCCATGGCCACCCGGAGCGGATGTATGTGGATGAGCACGGCACCATAATGGATCACGGCGCACGGCAGCATGTCTGTACCAATCACCCTTATTTCCGTAAGCGGGCCTCAATCATTATTGAGCATATTGTACAAGCGGTCAGCTCCTTGCCGGGCGTCATTGCCTGGCAGCTCGACAATGAGTTCAAAGCCCATGTAGCAGAGTGCATGTGCAGGACGTGCAAAGAATTATGGCATCACTGGTTAGAGCAGCACTACGGCACGATTGAGAGCTTGAACGAGGCTTGGGGCACGAACGTCTGGAGCCAGACCTACCAACGGTTTGAACAGGTGCCGCAGCCGGGACCGGCCCCCTTCCTGCACAATTCTTCGCTGCGGACGATGTACCAACGCTTCTCCATGGAGAAGATCGCCGAGTTCGCGGATGAACAAGCGGCCATCATCCGGCGGTATTCCGCCGCGCCTATTACGCATAATAGCAGTATCGCCTTTCACCTCGACAACGAGCGATTGTTCCAGAATCTCGACTTCGCCTCCTTTGATACCTATGCGTCCAAGGATAATGCGCACGCGTACTTATTCAATTGTGATTTATGGCGCAATTTTAAACCGGGTAAGAATTTCTGGATCATGGAGACAAGTCCCTCCCATGCAGCGTCCCTGGAGAGCTACGCCACGCCGCATCCGAACGGGTATGTGAAGGCAGAGGCTGTAGCCGCGTATGCCCTCGGCGCCGGGGCTTTCTGCTACTGGCTATGGCGTCAGCAGCGGACGGGCAGTGAGCAGCCTCACGGCTCTGTCGTAAGCGCCTGGGGCGAGCCGACGATCGGCCATCGTCAGGTACTAGAAGTGGAGGCCGCCAGGAAGGAGCTTGAAGAGATCCTGCAGGAGACAAGACCTGTGCAAGCAGAAGTCGCCATCACATACTCCGATAGAGCAAAGGCTTATTTGAAGACCGAGCCGCATCGGAAGCTGGATCATCGGGGACTGGTAAATGAATTCTATAAGAGGATACTATCGCTCGGCCTCCATCGCGATGTCCTTCCGGAAGGAGCCGATCTCGACGGTTACAAGCTGCTGTTGACGCCTTTTCTCCCTTATGTATCCGCTGAATATTTACAGCGCGCACTGGAGTTTACTGCCGGGGGCGGGATTTGGGTCGTAGGGCCGCTAACCGGAGGACGCACGGAAGAGCATACGATTCATACGGATGCGGGACTCGGCGAGCTGGAGATGTTAGCAGGCGTAAAGACGGTGTTTACGTATCCTATGGATGGTACGGGATCCATCGGTCGCGCCTTTGGCGTATCGGCTCCGCTCTCGCTATGGAGCACAGTATTCCAGCCACTGGAAGGCGGCGCGTCCGTGGTGGGCGAGATCAGCGATGGGCTAACGCCCGGTCTGGCGTTTCTGACGGAGCATCGGCACGGAAAGGGTAAAATCATCATGCTAGGTTCAATGCCGAGCGGGGAGGAGGGGGATCAGCTGCTTCGCCAGCTCATCCAGCACTACACCGATGAAGCCGGAATAACCGTTAAAAGCGACGTGACCCCCGGTACCATTATCGCCCCAAGGCAGAGAGCAGACGGCCAAACATTGTGGATCATAATCAACATGGACGGTCACGGAGGCAGCGTTACCTTGCCTTGCCCGGGAACGGATGCTGTAACAGGACATGATCTTCCCGCAGGCCAGGTGACTGTAGATGCGTTTGGATACAAGGCAATTTTTTGGGATTAG